From the genome of Elusimicrobiota bacterium, one region includes:
- a CDS encoding FAD binding domain-containing protein yields MAMKKFDYLPAKSLKEAAAVLSGAGRVLAIAGGTDALGALKDKIHKESPGLVVDLKTIPGLNYIAEDRRGLRIGALTPLNEIAAHRAVKGSYKLLAEAARSVAAPQLRNMATIAGNLCQEPRCWYYRTPDDRFHCLRKGGTHCGALLGENRYHSIFGGARVAAPACTDACPGSVETADYLALVREGNLNAAAEIILSNNPLPAITGRVCPHLCESKCNRGEFDEAVSIRAMERFIGNNILGHAAELMKPPVKRTKKKIAVVGSGPAGLAAAYYLRLAGHQVTVFDRLPRAGGMLAYAIPPYRLPRNLVRAQIAALEAMGIIFKLNVEIGPGLSLRALRRDFNSVFLATGAWAQKNIRLEKSELLTSGMAFLTDGGTGRKSAGRTVLVIGGGNVAVDVAVSARRAGARRVTMVCLEARDAMPAFPAEIAEAVKEGVRILPGWGPQRIFEAGGKVKGMEFARCSSVFDGQGRFDPSFDAAQKQVIKADQIILAIGQAAELGYAAGVKTLRGLICADETTQAANLPGVFAGGDAVSGPSSVIHAIAAGRRAARAIEAYLASGRKRPKKIEHAAVSPLLALNADCSTRCARTKHSESKGLTLEQLCAEAKRCIDCSCVAVNASDLAPALAALGASIKTTRRTLAAENFFTAGVLKSTVLDRDELVTEILIPAPRPGSSQSYHKFRIRNSIDFPIAGLAGVFNTGAGKIRDARLVLSAVAPIPLRLKAVEKFLEGKSAGEKTAVAAGELAAKEVRPLAKNRFKVQIVKALLQKAILSAAG; encoded by the coding sequence ATGGCAATGAAAAAATTTGATTATCTGCCGGCGAAATCGCTCAAAGAGGCGGCCGCCGTTCTTTCCGGTGCGGGCCGGGTTCTCGCAATTGCCGGCGGCACCGACGCGCTGGGCGCCCTGAAAGACAAGATCCACAAAGAAAGCCCCGGGTTGGTAGTGGACCTTAAAACTATTCCCGGCTTAAATTATATAGCCGAGGACAGACGCGGGCTGCGCATTGGCGCGCTGACGCCGCTTAATGAAATAGCCGCGCACAGGGCGGTTAAGGGCAGCTATAAACTCCTCGCCGAGGCGGCGCGCAGCGTGGCCGCCCCCCAGTTGAGGAACATGGCCACTATAGCCGGCAATCTCTGCCAGGAGCCCAGGTGCTGGTACTACCGCACCCCCGACGACCGGTTCCATTGCCTGAGAAAAGGCGGAACGCATTGCGGCGCGCTCCTGGGCGAAAACCGCTATCACTCTATCTTCGGAGGCGCGCGTGTAGCCGCGCCGGCCTGCACGGACGCCTGCCCGGGCAGCGTGGAGACAGCGGACTACCTCGCCCTGGTGCGTGAGGGGAATTTGAACGCCGCGGCGGAAATTATTCTCAGCAACAACCCCCTCCCGGCCATCACCGGCCGTGTCTGCCCGCATCTCTGCGAAAGCAAGTGCAACCGCGGCGAGTTTGATGAAGCGGTTTCCATCCGCGCCATGGAACGGTTTATCGGAAATAATATCCTCGGGCATGCCGCAGAACTTATGAAGCCGCCGGTTAAGCGGACAAAGAAAAAAATAGCGGTGGTCGGCTCGGGCCCGGCGGGGCTTGCGGCCGCCTATTACCTGCGGCTGGCCGGCCACCAGGTGACGGTGTTTGACAGGCTGCCCCGCGCGGGCGGAATGCTCGCCTATGCCATCCCGCCGTACCGCCTCCCCAGGAACCTGGTCCGCGCCCAGATAGCGGCGCTGGAAGCGATGGGGATAATTTTCAAACTCAATGTGGAAATCGGTCCCGGCCTCTCTTTGCGCGCCCTGCGCAGGGATTTTAACAGCGTGTTCCTGGCTACAGGCGCCTGGGCGCAGAAGAATATCCGGCTTGAGAAATCGGAGCTGCTCACTTCCGGCATGGCTTTTCTTACGGACGGCGGAACAGGCCGCAAGTCCGCGGGCAGGACTGTGCTGGTTATAGGCGGCGGGAATGTGGCGGTGGATGTGGCGGTCAGCGCCCGGCGCGCGGGCGCGCGGCGCGTTACGATGGTTTGCCTGGAAGCCCGGGACGCCATGCCGGCCTTCCCGGCGGAAATAGCCGAAGCTGTAAAGGAAGGCGTCCGCATTCTACCGGGCTGGGGACCGCAGCGGATCTTTGAAGCCGGAGGGAAAGTTAAAGGAATGGAGTTCGCGCGGTGCTCTTCGGTTTTTGACGGGCAGGGCCGCTTTGATCCAAGCTTTGACGCGGCGCAAAAACAGGTTATCAAAGCCGACCAGATCATACTGGCCATCGGCCAGGCCGCCGAGCTCGGCTACGCCGCGGGTGTTAAGACATTGCGGGGATTGATCTGCGCGGATGAAACAACACAGGCCGCCAACCTGCCCGGAGTGTTCGCGGGAGGCGACGCCGTCAGCGGCCCCTCTTCGGTAATCCACGCTATCGCCGCGGGGCGCAGGGCCGCGCGCGCGATAGAAGCTTACCTGGCCAGCGGCCGGAAGCGGCCGAAAAAGATCGAGCACGCTGCGGTAAGCCCGCTGCTTGCGCTGAACGCCGATTGCAGTACGCGCTGCGCTCGGACTAAACACTCCGAAAGCAAAGGTTTAACCCTGGAGCAGCTGTGTGCGGAGGCTAAGCGCTGTATTGACTGCAGCTGCGTGGCCGTAAACGCTTCGGATTTGGCGCCGGCGCTGGCGGCCCTCGGCGCAAGCATAAAAACAACCAGGCGCACCCTTGCGGCCGAAAATTTCTTTACCGCCGGCGTGCTGAAGTCCACCGTGCTGGACCGGGACGAACTGGTGACGGAAATACTTATACCCGCGCCACGGCCGGGCAGCAGCCAAAGCTACCACAAGTTCAGGATACGGAACTCAATAGACTTCCCCATTGCCGGGCTGGCGGGAGTTTTCAACACCGGCGCCGGAAAGATCAGGGACGCCAGACTTGTGCTGAGCGCCGTGGCCCCCATTCCGCTGCGGCTTAAAGCCGTTGAGAAGTTTCTGGAGGGTAAGTCCGCCGGAGAAAAGACGGCTGTTGCGGCGGGCGAACTTGCGGCAAAAGAAGTCCGGCCCCTGGCAAAGAACCGCTTCAAGGTGCAGATCGTAAAAGCCCTGCTTCAAAAAGCGATCCTGTCCGCCGCCGGATAA
- a CDS encoding molybdopterin-dependent oxidoreductase, whose product MTPPRPYTPRVARKFIGAYRPRIDALEKASGKVQFVDDITLKSRFPGMLYAKVMRSPYAHARIKSIDASLAEQLPGVKAVLTCKDPEVSSLKPTSAGWTDGVDTVSYERMMWRHFRDRRVLGDRACWATDEVGAVVAAESEQIAEEALRLIKVEWEVLPFVLDPMEAMKPGAPVIHPEIAPRNILPKDAVGGSDVFVDKGDVDKGFARAEVVIEAVSVHHNATQASLDNWCCLVDWKSDKLTVMSNSYEADQTRMHISQMLGLPINKVRVISSYVGGQFGRGDTGDQPFFLFTALLSKKTGRPVKFRHSRRESFHDSRQPAIYTGKAGAKKDGTITSMYFKSIGNSGAYADHTMFALKFAPTEITEVALAHIPNVRMESYGVYTNKLPACMMRGVGNSQFNLIFGHVVDMLAEKLGMDPIDLALKNFGHEWGGLPDKSLKAVLGEGARRIGWRAKRHKPGAGPVYDRVKKRGVGFSFHPAWHAEWQEARRGEIRVRITVNPDCSVVLDAPTVETGTGSNTCNVLGCAEALGFLGIGPGDIVWPHTVDTETSLKDCVQTDSAVSYLQSEVVAHAAREVKRRLLEKAAALIKAKPEDLDIAGGRVYRKAAPAKGMTVRDIFRKGDMLPVVVEMGRPPNAEKTGVPYIANFAEVEVDTSTGRTQVLKLVVLNDCGTVMYASGAEAQQIGGQVMGLGEALTEEIIYDEATGVPLNFNWIDYKIATMADMPDIDPALLEVWRGAGEYGACGIGEGTLTCTPRAVLNAVYNAIGVRIDDIPVKPEKVLKALGKA is encoded by the coding sequence ATGACCCCCCCCCGGCCCTACACGCCCCGCGTGGCCCGCAAATTCATAGGCGCTTACCGTCCCCGCATCGACGCCCTGGAGAAAGCCTCCGGCAAGGTGCAGTTCGTGGACGACATAACGCTGAAAAGCCGCTTCCCCGGCATGCTGTACGCCAAAGTGATGCGCAGCCCGTACGCCCACGCGCGCATAAAAAGCATAGACGCAAGCCTTGCCGAACAGCTTCCGGGCGTAAAAGCGGTGCTCACCTGCAAAGACCCCGAAGTGTCCTCACTTAAGCCCACAAGCGCCGGCTGGACCGACGGCGTGGATACGGTTTCCTACGAGCGCATGATGTGGCGCCATTTCCGCGACAGGCGGGTGCTGGGCGACCGCGCCTGCTGGGCCACCGACGAGGTGGGCGCGGTGGTGGCGGCCGAGAGCGAGCAGATAGCCGAAGAGGCGCTAAGGCTTATAAAAGTGGAATGGGAAGTGCTGCCCTTCGTGCTTGACCCCATGGAAGCCATGAAGCCGGGCGCGCCGGTAATTCATCCCGAGATCGCCCCGCGCAATATCCTGCCCAAAGACGCCGTCGGTGGCTCGGACGTGTTCGTGGACAAGGGAGACGTAGATAAAGGTTTTGCCCGGGCCGAGGTGGTTATAGAGGCCGTTTCGGTGCACCATAACGCCACGCAGGCTTCGCTGGATAACTGGTGCTGCCTTGTGGACTGGAAGAGCGACAAGCTTACGGTGATGTCCAATTCCTACGAAGCGGATCAGACCAGAATGCATATCAGCCAGATGCTCGGCCTGCCGATAAACAAAGTCCGCGTGATCAGCTCCTATGTCGGAGGGCAGTTCGGGCGCGGGGATACCGGCGACCAGCCCTTTTTCCTTTTCACCGCGCTGCTTTCAAAAAAGACCGGCCGTCCCGTAAAGTTCAGGCACAGCCGCCGGGAAAGTTTCCACGACTCCCGCCAGCCGGCCATTTATACCGGCAAGGCGGGCGCTAAAAAGGACGGCACCATCACATCCATGTATTTCAAATCCATCGGTAATTCCGGGGCGTACGCCGACCACACCATGTTCGCCCTTAAGTTCGCCCCTACCGAGATCACCGAGGTGGCGCTCGCCCACATCCCTAATGTCAGGATGGAGTCCTACGGCGTTTATACCAACAAGCTGCCCGCCTGCATGATGCGCGGAGTGGGCAACTCGCAGTTCAATCTCATCTTCGGTCATGTGGTGGACATGCTGGCCGAAAAACTCGGCATGGATCCCATAGACCTGGCATTAAAAAATTTCGGGCATGAATGGGGCGGCCTGCCGGACAAGAGCCTCAAAGCGGTCCTTGGCGAGGGGGCCAGGCGTATCGGCTGGCGCGCAAAGCGCCACAAGCCCGGAGCCGGGCCGGTGTATGACCGGGTAAAGAAGCGCGGTGTGGGGTTTTCTTTCCATCCCGCCTGGCACGCCGAGTGGCAGGAAGCCCGCCGCGGCGAGATCCGCGTCAGGATAACCGTAAACCCGGACTGCAGCGTGGTGCTGGACGCGCCCACGGTGGAAACCGGCACGGGCTCCAACACCTGCAATGTGCTGGGCTGCGCCGAAGCGCTGGGTTTCCTGGGCATCGGCCCCGGAGATATTGTCTGGCCGCACACGGTCGATACCGAAACCAGCTTAAAAGATTGCGTGCAGACCGACAGCGCCGTTTCCTACCTGCAGTCCGAGGTAGTCGCCCACGCCGCCCGGGAGGTGAAGCGGCGGCTCCTGGAAAAAGCGGCCGCCCTTATAAAAGCTAAACCCGAAGATCTGGACATCGCCGGCGGGCGCGTATACCGCAAGGCGGCTCCGGCCAAAGGTATGACGGTCAGGGACATTTTCCGCAAGGGTGACATGCTCCCGGTAGTGGTGGAAATGGGCAGGCCGCCCAACGCCGAAAAAACCGGCGTTCCCTATATCGCCAATTTCGCCGAAGTGGAAGTGGACACGAGCACTGGCCGGACGCAGGTACTGAAGCTGGTGGTCCTTAACGACTGTGGGACCGTAATGTACGCCTCGGGCGCGGAAGCCCAGCAGATAGGCGGCCAGGTAATGGGCCTCGGCGAGGCCCTGACCGAAGAGATAATCTACGACGAGGCCACGGGCGTTCCGCTTAACTTCAACTGGATAGATTACAAGATAGCGACCATGGCCGACATGCCCGATATTGACCCTGCTCTGCTGGAGGTCTGGAGAGGCGCCGGGGAGTACGGCGCGTGCGGCATCGGCGAGGGCACGCTTACCTGTACCCCGCGCGCGGTGCTGAACGCCGTTTACAACGCTATCGGAGTGCGTATCGACGATATCCCGGTCAAGCCGGAAAAAGTCCTAAAAGCGTTAGGGAAGGCGTAA
- a CDS encoding (2Fe-2S)-binding protein, producing the protein MATKPGKQARETKKTPIKIKINGQWHEFEPGRDIVPEMTLSYLLREKLGFTGLKVACDEGACGACTVLMDGKAVLSCMKLAAEAHGHEILTIEGLPEDDPVIRAFVAQCEPGYGTALQCGFCTPGFVMAAKGLLNENPKPTTGEIKEGLSGNICRCGCYSGIARAVLHACEENKGGKPRSFGSMHLPIGPSVRLPASTSRPKGRGKP; encoded by the coding sequence ATGGCGACAAAACCGGGGAAACAGGCGCGGGAGACGAAAAAGACGCCTATAAAGATCAAGATCAACGGACAATGGCATGAATTTGAGCCGGGTCGCGATATAGTGCCGGAGATGACTCTTTCCTACCTGCTGCGGGAGAAGCTCGGCTTCACCGGCCTTAAAGTCGCCTGCGACGAGGGGGCCTGCGGCGCCTGCACGGTGCTGATGGACGGCAAGGCGGTGCTGTCATGCATGAAGCTGGCGGCAGAGGCGCACGGGCATGAAATCCTCACCATTGAAGGCCTCCCCGAAGATGACCCGGTTATCCGGGCTTTTGTCGCACAGTGTGAGCCCGGCTACGGCACGGCCCTGCAGTGCGGGTTCTGCACGCCCGGCTTTGTGATGGCGGCAAAAGGCCTGCTCAATGAAAACCCGAAGCCGACTACGGGAGAGATCAAAGAGGGCCTTTCGGGGAACATCTGCCGCTGCGGCTGCTATTCCGGAATCGCCCGGGCGGTGCTGCACGCTTGCGAAGAAAACAAAGGGGGCAAGCCCCGCTCTTTTGGATCGATGCATTTGCCGATCGGTCCAAGCGTGCGGCTACCGGCTTCCACTTCACGGCCAAAAGGGCGGGGCAAGCCATGA
- a CDS encoding amidohydrolase family protein has protein sequence MKVYNGTIISCDRENRVHKYLVEDKGRILYTGAELPAAYQGAPREALGARALLPCFGDTHLHFASYALFNAGLDVRSARSLPEMCGKITKFASGRRDKILMGFGASPHCVAERRLILKAELDQACPERPLYLVKYDGHACILNSALIAMLPAKVKTLRGFHQDTGEMNQETFFAVTDFITRKIPLLRTVQNMLLAVDDMALKGIGLMHTASGVGFPFDLDVTLETLLGRGLSSGFQTRLFFQTMDLKKVQKRKFPRVGGCFAAALDGCFGSQDAALRLPYSNDPQNRGVLFYRDEEVVKFTKQANREGFQIEMHAVGDAAFEQAVMALEAALKDCPRSDHRHGIIHACLPSEEGLRKCAALGIQIPLQPAFLAWDLEPLEYLRTLLGGRAEEISPLRQMTEMGIVLSGGSDAPCTPPDPIAGIHAACNHYVPGQSLTVEEALKMFTYNAAWAAFDEKERGSLEAGKMADMVIVNRDPLAMKPNELLELKVEKLLLKGVPYKKGQGIFSLLAKGLLAGGKI, from the coding sequence TTGAAAGTTTATAACGGGACTATCATTTCGTGCGACCGGGAAAACCGGGTGCACAAATACCTTGTAGAAGACAAGGGGCGCATCCTTTATACCGGGGCGGAGCTTCCGGCGGCGTATCAGGGCGCGCCGCGGGAGGCGCTTGGCGCCCGGGCGCTGCTCCCCTGCTTCGGAGATACCCACCTGCACTTTGCCTCCTATGCTCTCTTTAACGCCGGGCTGGACGTGCGGTCCGCGCGGAGCCTGCCTGAAATGTGCGGGAAGATAACAAAATTCGCGTCCGGCCGCCGGGACAAAATACTGATGGGCTTCGGGGCGTCGCCGCACTGCGTCGCGGAGCGCCGGCTGATCTTAAAAGCCGAGCTTGACCAGGCCTGCCCGGAAAGGCCGCTGTACCTGGTCAAGTACGACGGGCACGCCTGCATTCTCAACAGCGCGCTGATCGCCATGCTGCCGGCTAAAGTAAAAACCCTCCGGGGCTTTCACCAGGACACGGGGGAAATGAATCAGGAAACTTTTTTTGCCGTCACCGATTTTATTACCAGAAAGATTCCCCTTTTGCGGACCGTTCAAAACATGCTTCTCGCGGTGGATGATATGGCGCTGAAAGGGATCGGGCTGATGCATACGGCCTCCGGCGTGGGTTTTCCTTTCGATCTGGACGTCACCCTGGAGACGCTCCTGGGCAGGGGGCTCAGCAGCGGTTTCCAGACCCGCCTCTTCTTTCAGACCATGGATTTAAAAAAGGTGCAAAAGCGAAAGTTTCCCCGCGTGGGAGGCTGTTTCGCCGCGGCCCTTGACGGCTGCTTTGGCAGCCAGGACGCGGCGCTGCGGCTGCCTTATAGCAACGATCCCCAAAACAGGGGAGTTCTCTTCTACCGCGATGAAGAGGTTGTAAAATTTACAAAACAGGCGAACCGCGAGGGCTTTCAGATCGAGATGCACGCCGTCGGCGACGCGGCCTTTGAGCAGGCTGTCATGGCCCTTGAGGCGGCCCTGAAGGACTGCCCCAGGTCCGACCACCGCCACGGCATCATCCACGCCTGTCTTCCTTCCGAAGAGGGGCTCCGGAAATGCGCCGCGCTCGGCATCCAGATACCCCTTCAGCCCGCCTTCCTGGCGTGGGACCTTGAACCCCTTGAGTATCTTCGCACGCTCCTGGGCGGCCGGGCGGAGGAAATTTCCCCCCTGCGGCAAATGACGGAAATGGGAATTGTGCTTAGCGGCGGCTCCGACGCGCCCTGCACCCCGCCGGACCCCATAGCCGGCATCCATGCCGCCTGCAACCATTATGTTCCCGGGCAGTCCCTCACCGTGGAGGAGGCCCTGAAAATGTTCACCTATAACGCCGCCTGGGCCGCCTTTGACGAAAAAGAACGCGGCAGCCTCGAAGCGGGTAAGATGGCCGATATGGTCATCGTGAACAGGGATCCGCTGGCCATGAAACCAAACGAACTTTTGGAACTGAAGGTTGAAAAGCTTTTGCTGAAAGGGGTGCCGTATAAAAAAGGCCAGGGGATCTTCAGCCTTCTGGCAAAAGGCCTTCTGGCAGGCGGAAAAATATAG
- the amrB gene encoding AmmeMemoRadiSam system protein B — protein sequence METRKPAVAGSFYEADPEKLKKTVSQYLDCGPAKTEGEIIGVLAPHAGYVYSGAMAGRAFARLKEIKADTFVIIGTGHTMALERGALMAGGLFETPLGPVPVDTKLAAELMKTPSLFENLPEAHETEHSIEVQLPFLQVLNSGDFKILPLLFNTENADTLVKAGKALAACLKGRKAVICVSSDLSHYPPGDVAAVSDKSIMLSLQTALRNADPGYFDLACRLALEKNRSKMDTAACGQAAIIAGAAAALELGGDDFDLAGYSHSGMTSGDDNNVVGYAAGVFSKTGKKKPGAIALNAEIKLELLAQARKSIGDYLKNNRITPLPMSERLEFNQPAAVFVTLTENGRLRGCIGSMEPRAALADAVNFYAVAAAFEDSRFSPVTRNELPKIKIEISVLSPLKPVASYAEVEPRRHGVYVQKGSRSGTYLPQVWEHFKTRDEFLSSLCLEKAGLDANAWKEKSTALYVYTVDSFEEGL from the coding sequence ATGGAAACACGCAAACCGGCGGTGGCGGGAAGCTTTTACGAAGCGGACCCGGAGAAGCTCAAAAAAACAGTTTCACAATATTTGGACTGCGGACCTGCAAAAACAGAGGGCGAAATTATAGGCGTGCTGGCGCCTCACGCGGGATATGTCTATTCAGGCGCAATGGCCGGCAGGGCCTTTGCACGGCTTAAGGAAATCAAGGCTGACACTTTTGTGATTATCGGTACCGGGCATACCATGGCTTTGGAGCGGGGTGCGCTTATGGCCGGCGGTCTTTTTGAAACTCCATTGGGCCCGGTTCCGGTGGATACAAAACTGGCTGCGGAACTGATGAAAACCCCCTCCCTTTTTGAAAACCTGCCTGAAGCCCACGAAACCGAACATTCCATAGAGGTGCAGCTGCCTTTTTTACAGGTCTTAAATAGCGGTGATTTTAAAATATTGCCGCTTCTGTTTAACACCGAAAACGCCGACACGCTGGTTAAGGCCGGCAAAGCCCTGGCCGCCTGCCTGAAAGGCCGCAAAGCAGTTATCTGCGTTTCTTCAGATCTGTCCCACTATCCGCCGGGCGATGTGGCCGCCGTATCTGATAAGTCAATAATGCTCTCTCTTCAAACCGCGCTCAGGAACGCGGACCCCGGCTATTTTGACCTGGCCTGCCGCCTGGCGCTTGAAAAGAACCGCTCCAAAATGGACACGGCCGCCTGCGGCCAGGCGGCCATAATAGCCGGGGCCGCCGCCGCGCTTGAACTAGGCGGGGATGACTTTGACCTTGCCGGGTATTCCCACTCCGGCATGACCTCGGGCGATGACAACAATGTGGTGGGTTACGCGGCCGGAGTGTTTTCAAAAACGGGGAAAAAGAAGCCGGGTGCCATAGCGCTGAACGCGGAAATAAAACTGGAACTGCTTGCCCAGGCCCGCAAAAGCATAGGTGACTATCTCAAGAATAACAGGATAACGCCGTTGCCCATGAGCGAAAGGCTTGAATTTAACCAGCCGGCGGCGGTATTTGTGACGCTTACCGAAAATGGCCGTTTGCGCGGGTGCATAGGTTCAATGGAACCGCGCGCGGCGCTCGCCGACGCGGTAAACTTTTATGCCGTTGCGGCCGCTTTTGAGGATTCCCGGTTTTCCCCTGTAACGCGCAATGAACTGCCAAAAATAAAAATTGAAATTTCCGTCCTTTCACCCCTTAAACCGGTTGCTTCTTACGCGGAGGTGGAGCCGCGCAGGCACGGAGTTTATGTGCAGAAGGGCTCAAGGAGCGGCACCTACCTGCCGCAGGTGTGGGAGCATTTCAAAACCCGGGACGAATTCCTTTCTTCACTCTGCCTTGAAAAAGCGGGGCTTGACGCGAACGCCTGGAAAGAAAAATCCACCGCGCTTTATGTTTACACGGTGGATTCTTTTGAGGAAGGGCTGTAA
- a CDS encoding recombinase family protein: MVSRKTATVQQEKPKSYSCAIYTRKSTDENLNTSFNSLDSQREYCQAFIKSREPEGWSVNLEEYTDPGFTGGNMDRPGLKKLISDARQGKFQVVVCYKYDRLSRNTRDFLHILDIFESNGVAFVSVTQPIDTTSSVGRLMRSILVDFSQFEREMISERTRDKMAAMARKGKWIGGHPILGYDYDRKNKLLVVNAEEAKQVLDIFDTYIRTASLMLTAKSMAAKGYTMKAWVTDGGKRKGGRQFNKANLSYLLNNLIFTGKIVYKRDTIIKGEHLPIIPDDVFEKAHRILRANGHGVTQRHIEERKYSYLLGGLVRCAFCHSGMTPTTSRPRQGERYFYYHCSSVNKMDRTACEVRRVPAKALESFVMKRLELLSKSKDIVEKVIKGTLEDSSRALPVKKEEKSRVCAELGNIDGDIKNLVGVLAQEGTTSPRYTVIMERLDEAQAKKETVRTKLFALDKEILEHESRAVDAEIVRQNIENFLLIFGQCNYEEQRELLKILIREVTYDGKNSRVKIALRPLSRAWGDVARLEGLFDYRQNWGG, encoded by the coding sequence ATGGTAAGCAGGAAAACCGCCACGGTTCAACAGGAAAAACCAAAGAGCTATTCGTGCGCCATTTACACACGCAAATCCACTGACGAAAACCTGAATACGAGCTTTAACTCTCTGGACTCGCAGAGGGAATACTGCCAGGCTTTTATCAAGAGCCGGGAGCCGGAAGGCTGGAGCGTAAACCTCGAGGAATACACCGATCCGGGGTTTACGGGCGGCAACATGGACCGCCCGGGCCTGAAAAAGCTCATCTCCGATGCGCGGCAGGGAAAATTCCAGGTCGTTGTCTGCTATAAATACGACCGCCTCAGTCGCAATACGAGAGATTTTCTCCACATCCTGGACATCTTCGAAAGTAACGGAGTGGCCTTTGTTTCTGTAACCCAGCCGATAGACACCACCTCCTCGGTCGGTCGGCTTATGCGGTCCATCCTGGTGGACTTCTCCCAGTTCGAGCGCGAAATGATAAGCGAGCGGACGCGCGATAAAATGGCGGCAATGGCCAGAAAGGGCAAGTGGATCGGCGGCCATCCTATTCTGGGCTATGACTATGACCGGAAGAATAAGCTTCTGGTGGTCAACGCTGAGGAAGCCAAGCAGGTCCTGGATATTTTCGACACATACATCCGGACGGCGTCCTTAATGCTTACTGCCAAGTCGATGGCCGCTAAGGGCTACACCATGAAAGCGTGGGTTACGGACGGCGGCAAGCGCAAAGGTGGGCGGCAATTCAACAAGGCCAACCTGAGCTATCTCCTGAATAATCTGATTTTCACCGGCAAAATAGTTTATAAGCGGGATACCATAATTAAGGGCGAGCATCTGCCCATCATCCCGGACGACGTTTTCGAAAAGGCGCACAGAATCCTCAGGGCTAATGGGCACGGAGTGACACAAAGACACATAGAAGAGCGAAAATACAGCTACCTCTTGGGCGGTCTGGTCAGGTGCGCTTTCTGCCATTCTGGTATGACTCCAACGACCAGCCGGCCGCGCCAAGGCGAAAGATATTTTTATTATCATTGCTCTTCGGTCAACAAGATGGACAGAACCGCATGTGAGGTCAGGCGGGTGCCAGCTAAAGCGCTCGAAAGTTTCGTGATGAAACGGCTCGAATTGCTGAGTAAGAGCAAAGACATTGTGGAAAAAGTCATTAAAGGGACATTGGAGGATTCCAGTCGGGCCCTCCCTGTTAAAAAAGAAGAAAAAAGCCGGGTGTGCGCTGAACTTGGCAACATTGACGGAGACATCAAAAACCTTGTGGGTGTTTTGGCACAGGAAGGCACCACTTCCCCCCGTTACACGGTTATCATGGAGAGGCTAGACGAAGCGCAGGCCAAAAAGGAAACGGTGCGGACAAAGCTGTTCGCTTTGGACAAAGAGATATTGGAGCACGAGAGCCGCGCGGTTGACGCGGAGATCGTGCGTCAGAACATTGAGAACTTTCTCCTTATTTTCGGGCAATGCAACTACGAGGAGCAGAGAGAGCTGTTGAAGATATTGATCCGCGAGGTTACCTATGATGGCAAGAATTCGCGCGTTAAAATAGCTTTAAGGCCGCTTTCGCGCGCTTGGGGCGATGTGGCCCGCTTGGAAGGATTGTTCGATTACCGTCAAAATTGGGGTGGCTGA
- the lexA gene encoding transcriptional repressor LexA produces MEPTQKQRQVLDFISRFIQKTGASPTFREIGTHFGFASLRAVAGHIDALVKKGLLKKEKRKFRSLMPTTGTFRPDWSALTPVPECLATVPLGSPKALSDEMDEVHWISKSLTGAGEFCMFPVKGDSMVKAGIFSGDYVIAKQQTSADVGDIVVAIYQGGATLKKYGRDSKGNHLLIPENDSMAPIIIAPDDSDFRIVGKMTLLIRKAKNLRRA; encoded by the coding sequence ATGGAACCGACTCAAAAACAACGGCAGGTACTGGACTTCATTTCCAGGTTCATTCAGAAGACCGGCGCTTCACCGACTTTTAGGGAGATAGGCACTCACTTCGGCTTTGCTTCGCTTAGAGCCGTGGCCGGGCACATTGACGCCTTGGTTAAGAAAGGTCTCCTGAAAAAAGAGAAGCGAAAATTCCGCAGTCTTATGCCTACCACTGGGACGTTTCGGCCTGACTGGTCCGCTTTAACCCCGGTTCCGGAATGCCTGGCGACCGTTCCGTTGGGGAGCCCAAAAGCTTTATCCGACGAAATGGATGAGGTTCACTGGATCTCAAAATCTTTGACCGGCGCGGGAGAGTTTTGCATGTTTCCCGTTAAAGGCGATAGCATGGTTAAGGCTGGGATTTTCTCTGGCGACTATGTGATAGCCAAACAGCAGACAAGCGCGGATGTCGGCGACATCGTGGTTGCCATTTATCAAGGAGGAGCTACGTTGAAAAAATATGGCCGCGATTCAAAAGGGAACCATCTACTGATACCGGAAAATGACAGCATGGCGCCGATTATCATCGCACCGGATGACTCTGACTTTCGTATCGTAGGGAAAATGACGCTTTTAATTCGGAAAGCCAAGAATCTACGTCGAGCATAA